One stretch of Hemibagrus wyckioides isolate EC202008001 linkage group LG01, SWU_Hwy_1.0, whole genome shotgun sequence DNA includes these proteins:
- the LOC131353742 gene encoding transcription factor HIVEP3: MEAEHSRPSDGERSGGQQQSVSESSFRGRLPQVQEQSTSLPIHGSHGRHQKRQPKRRDLLQRQQQQQSQMGEAWQLQDVPGPSGGSYSTSSLESSTQVPHLQSIPSCPSQELQEGTASRRERKPQKPGKYVCSYCGRPCAKPSVLQKHIRSHTGERPYPCVPCSFSFKTKSNLYKHRKSHAHRIKAGLASRREEYSFSGAEGGTVGDEQEEATEADSTESEDETGQHQPSSSQDRPALRKSSKVEISFSEEGPKTEDSQAIKQRLAMRLSERKRVPMESPDESPSSSLGPGSKGSTESGYFSSCGSAELSQVSPPNANVKSYAEIILGKYGRLGQQQRIPHQHHQSSSSSSLGHEEKSIPFTVPKTQVIEHITKLITINEAVVDTSEIDSVKPRRSSLSRRSSIESAKFSSPKDPKEDLPGASGTTGQIILSGYAADLQHSQLIEGALSSHCPSGVLLRSHSVPSSSVKDDPTSSSSHSFRLSQSFDEQQAASAELRAGHHHRMLRRQPAIEMPVGVDLTAEAGVCVSTESGWKQQKGMQLYECEICGTHLKKQDSYEAHRVSCMNKPSQEQQCEKKVAAEQEDHRQIMHYKFKAMAMAIRKRRKEESLEEDPPSPGPAAISFSSHLPTSGIGKKDDFQGFSGTAPQIEPEKIGPYKEISVIQHTSSFEKQESMSVDVQESEPEHKQAEEPKQTTTTSRLVRQPKIQVPEILVTKEPDSEMVSPPASTYIPKELEKEEFQWPQRSQSLAQLPAEKLPPKKKRLRLAEAPQSSGESSFESVSLPRSPSQESNVSHTSSRSTSFDETGKIDPEMQAGTWSSQGSHMLTVPVAYQHYHREMHRSASEQAPASPPHPAQIVETRSKSFDCGSLSPRPTSSSWKERRKCLLVKHATLEKPDQEESSSSIQQAYSGHAALTVSDHRASTTSRLSPDTLGKTLQLFQTPLPLPTTVYPLTSPETFSSHQITGLLPVTTISEVLSSHMLQQALIQTVPSSFHPRPLHLAEHLSLPVQPFPTLLSLQYPTSGLILQDPLASPLGESSSSPSTTHKRGSPYHHLVARHQPRPIIATCLEQLRPVVSLVVPVRLQTHIPTYASAMYTTISQILATTRSQQPICCTAMVIMEKLEGTKVQRSYLRLPTPNLKTCIPLSLPLEFRPESASDDNCGPLCAGGNKRMLSPAGSLELSLEAQRQQKRIKEEEEAEESGEESKSCEKCLEENPGTNKGALRNRKGVEVVVEKEQEGEGKKTEFVVNKPEISQVEIGLKKEERQEEGHRCVSVVEIPERSTDSTDPLYPSLHTSTSVSWCYLNYLKPNPSAHTNPQTSVYSSWSVSMYNPNLPGLSTKIVMSLLCSKQMYSSAVYTMATTPPLTTDKLVGNKTPRVSEVHAKTLSTPVKEKEEPQTKRVEKEVRSTEETPTTSKHSEPLRVCIFEGGYKSNEEYVYVRGRGRGKYVCSECGIRCKKPSMLKKHIRTHTDIRPYICKHCNFAFKTKGNLTKHMKSKAHGKKCLEKGVSESSVDELDTDEPGTSEGQVYESEDQEEHQFSDIEDSEDEDDDDNEEEEEEFSSHDDAPSSCSTDTHQSDSGPGSQTGRSSLTVSEKEEREKQLSPVQAWRSGHAISPDTKRALFSSKAWEHSPQTFSPTSEGSPLRSVSPRLELSSPCRHLSPSPERGPSPLTASPLRSFSPLRPLSPARYRSSRARLSPTPFKTQHRAHSSPGYFHWEPSTKPRESQQERPSTPSTAQTSQRLSPPHASLVPSALHFPHSDPPTHVPAPSRTMDRMFSHLPLHSQQQARMPYHMIPIGGIQMVQLRPRSCPKLERASSSTQSPISPKEEFTFSLSKSSWSTPWNVQSETSQSVSGTHTLEQESRPLGLHCPATSSTTAKSSPPFDSGKQNKKKNSKQYGSSWPSKTHTIVPERSQEEGQDTLEGDKRSSAGSEKGSRVSLPRKSEQSEPEEPKEGQSKNDPVSEGTAEEKSVHSDQSQDSNPDST; the protein is encoded by the exons ATGGAGGCAGAGCATAGCAGGCCGTCTGATGGGGAGCGATCTGGTGGACAACAGCAATCTGTATCTGAATCTTCATTTAGGGGTAGGCTTCCTCAAGTACAGGAACAGTCTACCTCACTACCAATCCATGGATCACATGGCCGGCATCAAAAAAGGCAGCCAAAACGGCGTGATTTACTCCAGaggcaacagcaacagcagtctCAGATGGGGGAAGCTTGGCAACTACAAGATGTCCCAGGCCCCTCTGGAGGCAGCTATTCTACATCATCTCTTGAATCCTCTACCCAAGTCCCTCATCTTCAGAGTATTCCATCTTGCCCCAGTCAGGAATTACAAGAAGGCACAGCATCTAGAAGGGAACGTAAGCCCCAAAAACCAGGGAAGTATGTGTGCTCATACTGTGGCAGGCCATGTGCAAAACCCAGTGTGCTCCAAAAACATATCCGGTCCCATACAGGAGAAAGACCCTATCCTTGTGTCCCTTGTAGTTTCTCATTTAAGACAAAAAGTAATCTGTACAAACATCGTAAATCCCATGCCCATCGAATAAAAGCTGGCTTGGCATCTAGACGTGAAGAGTACAGTTTCAGTGGAGCTGAAGGTGGTACAGTAGGAGACGAACAGGAGGAAGCAACAGAAGCAGATAGCACAGAGTCTGAAGATGAGACTGGGCAGCATCAGCCATCTTCTTCTCAAGACAGGCCAGCTCTAAGAAAAAGCTCCAAGGTTGAAATCTCATTTTCAGAAGAAGGACCAAAAACAGAGGACTCCCAGGCAATCAAACAGAGGTTAGCAATGCGACTCAGCGAAAGGAAAAGAGTTCCCATGGAATCACCAGATGAGAGCCCATCGTCTTCACTGGGTCCTGGTAGTAAGGGTAGTACTGAATCTGGCTACTTTTCTAGCTGTGGAAGTGCTGAACTATCCCAGGTGAGCCCTCCTAATGCCAATGTTAAATCCTATGCTGAAATTATTTTAGGAAAGTATGGACGATTAGGCCAACAACAGAGAATtccacaccaacatcatcagtcatcatcttcatcatctttggGACATGAGGAAAAATCCATCCCTTTTACTGTGCCTAAGACGCAAGTCATTGAACATATTACAAAATTAATTACAATAAATGAAGCTGTAGTTGACACAAGTGAAATTGACAGTGTCAAACCTAGACGTTCTTCCCTCTCTAGGAGAAGTAGTATTGAGTCTGCTAAGTTTTCTTCACCAAAAGATCCAAAGGAAGATTTGCCTGGTGCTAGTGGCACTACTGGACAAATTATTTTAAGTGGCTATGCTGCTGACTTACAGCATTCACAGTTAATTGAAGGAGCACTTTCTAGTCATTGTCCCAGTGGTGTTCTCTTGAGAAGCCATTCAGTTCCATCGTCTAGTGTCAAAGATGATCCTACTAGCTCATCTTCACACAGCTTTCGTCTCAGCCAATCTTTTGATGAGCAGCAGGCTGCATCAGCAGAGCTAAGAGCTGGCCACCATCATCGAATGTTAAGACGCCAGCCTGCCATTGAAATGCCAGTTGGTGTTGACCTTACAGCAGAAGCTggtgtctgtgtttccacagAATCAGGATGGAAGCAGCAAAAGGGAATGCAACTTTATGAGTGTGAGATATGTGGAACTCACTTAAAGAAACAGGACAGTTATGAAGCACACAGAGTTTCTTGTATGAATAAGCCTTCACAGGAACAACAGTGTGAGAAAAAAGTGGCTGCTGAGCAAGAAGATCATCGACAAATAATGCACTATAAGTTTAAAGCAATGGCTATGGCTATACGaaagaggaggaaagaagaaagtcTAGAGGAGGATCCTCCTAGTCCAGGTCCAGCAGCTATATCTTTTAGCAGCCATCTCCCCACATCAGGAATAGGGAAAAAAGATGATTTTCAGGGCTTCTCAGGTACTGCACCACAAATTGAACCAGAAAAAATTGGCCCTTACAAAGAAATATCAGTAATCCAGCACACCAGCTCCTTTGAAAAACAGGAAAGCATGTCTGTAGATGTTCAAGAGTCAGAACCTGAACATAAACAAGCAGAAGAGCCCAAGCAAACCACCACCACATCCAGGCTAGTTCGACAACCCAAAATTCAAGTGCCAGAGATCTTGGTGACAAAAGAACCAGATTCTGAGATGGTTTCACCTCCAGCAAGTACATATATTCCAAAAGAATTAGAGAAGGAGGAGTTCCAGTGGCCACAGCGTAGTCAAAGTCTGGCTCAGCTCCCCGCAGAGAAGCTACCACCAAAAAAGAAGCGTCTCCGTTTGGCAGAAGCGCCACAGTCATCAGGAGAATCTAGCTTTGAATCAGTATCCCTACCACGCAGTCCTAGCCAAGAGAGTAATGTTTCCCACACCTCTAGTCGATCTACATCTTTTGACGAAACAGGAAAGATTGACCCTGAAATGCAGGCTGGTACATGGAGCTCCCAGGGGTCTCACATGCTGACTGTACCAGTTGCCTATCAACATTATCACAGGGAAATGCATCGCTCTGCCTCTGAACAGGCTCCTGCAAGTCCACCACACCCTGCACAGATAGTAGAGACAAGAAGCAAGTCATTTGACTGTGGATCCCTGTCTCCAAGACCTACTTCTTCTTCATGGAAAGAGAGGCGAAAATGTCTCTTGGTGAAACATGCAACCCTTGAGAAGCCTGATCAGGAAGAATCATCATCAAGCATCCAACAGGCTTATTCTGGCCATGCTGCCCTCACAGTTAGTGATCACAGAGCAAGCACCACTTCTAGACTTAGCCCAGACACTTTGGGTAAAACTCTGCAGCTTTTTCAGActccccttcctcttccaactaCAGTGTACCCTCTGACTAGTCCAGAAACCTTTTCCTCACATCAGATAACTGGACTTCTACCAGTCACAACAATATCCGAAGTCCTTTCTAGTCATATGCTTCAGCAGGCTCTCATACAAACAGTGCCATCTTCATTTCATCCAAGACCACTTCATTTAGCTGAGCACCTAAGCCTTCCTGTTCAGCCATTTCCTACTTTGCTCTCTCTGCAGTACCCGACAAGTGGTCTAATCCTTCAGGATCCCTTGGCTTCACCACTTGGCGAGTCCAGTTCTTCTCCTTCCACTACACATAAAAGAGGTTCTCCATATCACCATCTTGTCGCTCGGCACCAGCCTCGCCCCATCATTGCTACTTGCCTTGAGCAGCTTAGGCCAGTGGTGTCATTGGTGGTGCCTGTGCGCTTACAGACTCACATTCCTACTTATGCTAGTGCCATGTACACAACTATTTCACAAATTTTAGCCACAACACGGTCTCAGCAACCAATTTGCTGTACAGCCATGGTCATCATGGAGAAACTTGAGGGCACTAAAGTTCAGAGATCTTACCTTAGGCTCCCTACTCCTAATCTTAAGACCTGCATACCTTTATCCCTTCCTTTAGAATTTCGACCAGAATCTGCATCTGATGATAACTGTGGGCCACTTTGTGCTGGGGGAAATAAACGAATGCTTTCCCCAGCAGGTAGTCTAGAACTCAGCTTAGAGGCACAACGGCAACAGAAACGAattaaggaggaggaggaagcagaAGAAAGTGGAGAAGAAAGTAAAAGTTGCGAGAAATGTCTGGAGGAAAACCCAGGAACAAACAAGGGGGCACTAAGGAACAGAAAAGGAGTAGAGGTAGTTGTGGAGAAGGAACAAGAGGGGGAAGGAAAGAAAACTGAATTTGTGGTCAATAAGCCAGAGATTTCCCAGGTGGAAATTGGACTTAAAAAAGAGGAACGTCAGGAAGAGGGCCACAGATGTGTATCAGTGGTTGAGATTCCAGAGAGATCTACAGATTCCACTGACCCTTTATACCCCAGTCTTCACACCAGTACATCAGTGAGCTGGTGCTACCTGAATTATTTGAAGCCTAACCCATCAGCCcacacaaatccacaaacaTCGGTTTATTCCTCTTGGAGTGTAAGCATGTATAACCCCAATCTACCTGGTCTGTCCACCAAAATAGTAATGTCACTACTGTGTTCTAAGCAAATGTACAGCTCTGCGGTGTACACCATGGCTACCACACCACCTCTGACAACTGACAAGCTGGTTGGCAACAAAACACCCAGGGTATCAGAG GTACATGCCAAAACACTGAGCACTCCTgttaaagagaaagaagagcCTCAAACTAAGAGGGTTGAGAAAGAAGTGAGAAGTACAGAGGAAACTCCTACCACCTCAAAGCACAGTGAGCCACTACGTGTTTGCATCTTTGAGGGAGG gTATAAGTCTAATGaagagtatgtatatgtgagaggaagagggagggggaagtatgtgtgtagtgagtgcGGGATCCGCTGTAAAAAGCCGAGCATGCTGAAGAAACACATCCGCACTCACACAGATATCCGTCCCTACATCTGTAAGCACTGCAACTTTGCCTTCAAAACTAAAG GGAACCTCACTAAACACATGAAATCGAAGGCACATGGTAAGAAATGTCTGGAGAAGGGCGTGTCTGAATCATCTGTAGATGAGCTGGACACTGACGAACCAG GGACCAGTGAGGGGCAAGTATATGAGTCAGAGGATCAAGAGGAGCACCAGTTCTCTGATATTGAAGACtctgaagatgaggatgatgatgataacgaagaagaagaagaggagttCTCCTCCCATGATGACGCTCCTTCGTCCTGCTCTACAGATACCCACCAGTCAGACAGTGGTCCAGGCTCACAGACAGGTCGCTCAAGCCTTACAGtttcagaaaaagaagaaagagaaaagcagctCTCTCCTGTCCAAGCGTGGAGGAGTGGACACGCTATATCTCCAGACACCAAGAGGGCACTCTTCTCCTCTAAGGCCTGGGAGCATTCTCCACAAACCTTCTCGCCTACTAGTGAAGGCTCGCCTCTCCGGAGTGTGTCACCCAGGCTGGAACTGTCGTCTCCCTGTCGACATCTTTCCCCATCCCCTGAAAGAGGACCATCTCCTCTTACAGCATCCCCGCTCAGGTCTTTCTCCCCACTGCGGCCTCTTTCTCCTGCCCGCTACAGGAGCTCCAGAGCACGACTCTCTCCAACCCCattcaaaacacaacacagagcccACAGCTCTCCTGGGTACTTCCACTGGGAACCAAGCACTAAGCCTAGAGAAAGCCAGCAG GAGAGGCCTAGTACACCCAGTACCGCACAGACTTCACAGAGGTTGAGCCCTCCACATGCCAGCCTGGTGCCCTCTGCCCTACACTTCCCTCACAGTGACCCGCCTACCCATGTACCAGCCCCATCAAGAACTATGGACCGCATGTTCAGCCACCTCCCCTTGCATTCACAGCAGCAGGCCCGCATGCCTTACCACATGATCCCAATAGGAGGAATCCAGATGGTACAGCTGAGGCCCAGATCCTGCCCCAAACTGGAGCGAGCTTCCTCTTCCACCCAATCCCCAATCTCTCCCAAAGAGGAGTTTACGTTCTCCCTAAGCAAAAGCTCATGGAGCACACCATGGAACGTGCAATCTGAAACAAGCCAGAGTGTCAGTGGGACACATACCCTGGAACAGGAATCCAGGCCATTAGGGCTGCACTGTCCTGCTACAAGCTCCACAACAGCCAAATCTTCTCCACCATTTGACTCCGGTaagcaaaacaagaaaaaaaatagtaaacaaTATGGCAGCTCATGGCCCTCCAAGACTCATACCATTGTTCCCGAGAGATCTCAAGAAGAGGGCCAAGATACCCTTGAAGGAGACAAGAGGAGCTCTGCAGGCTCTGAGAAGGGATCCAGGGTCTCCTTGCCCAGAAAGAGTGAACAATCAGAGCCAGAGGAGCCCAAGGAAGGCCAGTCCAAAAATGACCCAGTTTCAGAAGGGACTGCCGAAGAGAAATCTGTCCACTCAGATCAGAGCCAGGATAGCAACCCAGACAGCACTTAA